A stretch of the Desulfovibrio sp. X2 genome encodes the following:
- a CDS encoding two-component regulator propeller domain-containing protein: MEHPNRAPKPVLHEDRRAFAALLGLLLAALSVAIPAVPARAEALQPPRFRHYGVEDGMSLSSALKMAQDPQGFLWIATYDGLNRFGGLSFVVYRNDPGDPASLSDNNIQSLLAAPDGTLWIGTRSGGLDRLDSGRKRFKVYRASDDPASLPGNDVTALCRDGAGRLWVGTGKGLAVYLPERDAFSRLAARTAEGEGLGERTVLSLADDGEGGLWIGTDKGLFHALPDGDGTGGGDVPMRLKRAGEPFLPRDAAVQALAADGPGRVLVGTDTAGMWTMDERGEGAASAVQDLPGLSVQAFLRTEKGNLLAATSEGLAIREPGAGGFVLFRHNSADPLSLSHDDVQCLLQDAGGVVWIGTAAGGLNVYNPDFQSFGLLRREPWDPGRGLSGDLVSAVFLDHSGALWVGTSYNGLDRVDRARGRVRVFRHDPADPGSISDDRISCLLEDSKHRLWVGTVDNGLNLLLPDGTFCHYRHSDDDPQSLSQDKVWCLFEDRDHVIWVGTSRGGLNRFDPDARGGRGAFAHYRHDPADPASISHDRVRSVMQTSDGMLWIGTNGGLNRLDPKTGVFTHWRHDPDDPASLSNDRVTPVVEDATGILWVGTDSGLNRFDRASGRFMRFQSGNADLPSDAIQGMLLDDEGGLWMSTYRGLSRMDTGDFSIRNFSARDGLQGPEFWMNSYHRGWTREMFFGGQKGLTYFFPENIRPNRHRATPALTDFTVFNRPHPLPTDISAAGTVELSWRERVFTLRFAALDYADPRRNMCAYMLQGFDKDWTTVQSGQSATYTNLDPGTYVFKVRAANNNGLWNPDVRELRVVVAPPFWRTWWFALLSLGLLGMIIYGAHKARVRSLLARRRDLEETVNAQTASLRVEIEERRAAEERLRQSRDSFTKIFEHTPLGAAICEEETGLILQVNKAMAELVGVPVEELVGRTTVAAGIWPGLGGRTDFLAAIRHNGVVLNREISWIRHDGTPRTWLFSAVRIEAFGRRCVLAIVNDITERKRLEAELVQARCNAEEANRAKSAFLANMSHEIRTPLTGIIGITRLLLDEAPQGRTGQALRLIQDSGAMLLEIINDILDLSKIEAGRLELEDIVLDLRRELRSTLSLAEVLAREKGLSFAATFSEDVPSAVHGDPVRLRQVLNNLLSNAVKFTERGGVTMACGVVGRSERTVLLRFTVSDTGIGIPAGKLSAVFNSFTQADGTMARRFGGSGLGLAIARRLVELMGGEIEVSSTEGSGSTFSFSVRLRLAREEELPAAKRPEQLGPGRPMRVLVVEDNEINRILLRQLLMRHGHSVGLAESGEQALARLEERDFDVIVLDGQMPGMDGMQTAERIRALPDAKKAATPIVGLTAHAMADYRERFEAAGIDVFLVKPPDPDMLLAILSRLAAEGRGGTAREQSTDQAGEPDVRGEGSPGDAGGEGGTREAGEAADGDSAGLIDRAVLDSFVDGDPAAVAQMCATLRGNLPGQIAAIEKAVAEADPATVQLEAHKLKTTFRIFGAQQAIGLAVKLEGEAFARDLAACAETAARLADLAQEILAQALSIEREASAKA, translated from the coding sequence ATGGAGCACCCGAACCGCGCGCCAAAGCCCGTCTTGCACGAGGACCGGCGCGCGTTCGCGGCGCTCCTCGGCCTGCTCCTGGCCGCCCTGTCCGTCGCGATCCCCGCCGTGCCCGCGCGGGCGGAGGCCCTGCAGCCCCCCCGCTTCCGCCACTACGGCGTGGAGGACGGCATGTCCCTCTCCTCGGCGCTCAAGATGGCCCAGGATCCGCAAGGGTTCCTGTGGATCGCCACCTACGACGGCCTGAACCGCTTCGGCGGCCTGTCCTTCGTGGTCTACCGCAACGATCCGGGCGACCCGGCGAGCCTTTCCGACAACAACATCCAGTCCCTGCTGGCCGCGCCCGACGGCACGCTGTGGATCGGCACGCGCTCGGGCGGGCTCGACCGCCTCGACTCCGGGCGCAAGCGCTTCAAGGTCTACCGCGCCTCGGACGACCCCGCGTCCCTGCCGGGCAACGACGTTACCGCCCTGTGCCGGGACGGCGCGGGCAGGCTCTGGGTGGGCACGGGCAAGGGGCTGGCCGTCTACCTCCCGGAGCGCGACGCCTTCTCCCGCCTCGCGGCGCGCACGGCGGAGGGCGAGGGGCTCGGCGAGCGGACCGTGCTGAGCCTGGCGGACGACGGCGAGGGGGGGCTTTGGATCGGCACGGACAAGGGGCTGTTTCATGCCCTGCCCGACGGGGACGGGACCGGCGGCGGGGACGTTCCCATGCGCCTGAAGAGGGCCGGGGAGCCCTTCCTGCCGCGTGACGCGGCCGTGCAGGCCCTGGCCGCGGACGGGCCCGGCCGGGTCCTCGTGGGCACGGACACGGCGGGCATGTGGACCATGGACGAGCGCGGGGAGGGTGCCGCAAGCGCGGTTCAGGACCTGCCCGGCCTGTCGGTGCAGGCCTTTTTGCGCACGGAGAAGGGCAACCTCCTGGCCGCAACGTCTGAGGGGCTGGCCATACGCGAGCCCGGGGCCGGCGGCTTCGTCCTCTTCCGCCACAATTCCGCGGACCCCCTGAGCCTGTCGCACGACGACGTGCAGTGCCTGCTGCAGGACGCGGGCGGGGTGGTCTGGATCGGCACCGCGGCCGGGGGGCTCAACGTCTACAATCCGGACTTCCAGAGCTTCGGGCTGTTGCGCCGCGAGCCCTGGGATCCCGGCAGGGGCCTGTCCGGCGACCTCGTCAGCGCCGTCTTCCTGGACCATTCGGGCGCGCTCTGGGTGGGCACGAGCTACAACGGGCTCGACCGCGTGGACCGGGCCAGGGGCAGGGTGCGGGTCTTCCGCCACGACCCGGCCGACCCGGGCAGCATCTCGGACGACCGCATAAGCTGCCTGCTCGAGGACTCGAAGCACCGCCTCTGGGTGGGCACGGTGGACAACGGGCTGAACCTGCTGCTGCCGGACGGGACGTTTTGCCACTACCGGCACAGCGACGACGATCCGCAGAGCCTGAGCCAGGACAAGGTCTGGTGCCTCTTCGAGGACCGCGACCACGTCATCTGGGTCGGCACGAGCCGGGGAGGGCTCAACCGTTTCGACCCCGACGCGAGGGGAGGCAGGGGTGCCTTCGCCCACTACCGGCACGATCCGGCCGATCCCGCGAGCATCAGCCACGACCGGGTGCGCAGCGTCATGCAGACGAGCGACGGCATGCTCTGGATCGGGACCAACGGCGGGCTGAACCGCCTGGACCCGAAGACCGGGGTCTTCACCCACTGGCGGCACGACCCGGACGATCCGGCGAGCCTGTCCAACGACCGCGTCACGCCCGTGGTCGAGGACGCCACGGGCATCCTCTGGGTGGGCACGGACAGCGGGCTCAACCGCTTCGACCGCGCGAGCGGGCGTTTCATGCGCTTCCAGTCGGGCAATGCGGACCTGCCGAGCGACGCCATCCAGGGCATGCTCCTGGACGACGAGGGCGGGCTCTGGATGTCCACCTACCGCGGTCTCTCACGCATGGACACGGGCGACTTCTCGATCCGCAACTTCTCCGCGCGCGACGGCCTGCAGGGGCCGGAGTTCTGGATGAACTCGTACCATCGCGGCTGGACCAGGGAGATGTTCTTCGGCGGCCAGAAGGGGCTGACCTACTTCTTCCCCGAGAACATCCGGCCCAACCGCCACCGGGCCACGCCCGCGCTCACGGACTTCACGGTCTTCAACCGGCCCCACCCCCTGCCCACGGACATAAGCGCCGCGGGCACCGTCGAACTGAGCTGGCGCGAGCGCGTCTTCACCCTGCGCTTCGCGGCCCTGGACTACGCCGACCCCAGGCGCAACATGTGCGCCTACATGCTCCAGGGCTTCGACAAGGACTGGACCACGGTGCAAAGCGGCCAGTCCGCCACCTACACCAACCTCGACCCGGGGACCTACGTCTTCAAGGTTCGGGCGGCCAACAACAACGGCCTGTGGAACCCCGACGTGCGCGAGCTGCGCGTGGTCGTGGCCCCGCCCTTCTGGCGCACCTGGTGGTTCGCCCTCCTCTCCCTCGGGCTGCTCGGCATGATCATCTACGGCGCGCACAAGGCCCGCGTGCGCAGCCTGCTGGCGCGGCGCCGCGACCTGGAGGAGACGGTGAACGCGCAGACCGCCTCGCTGCGCGTGGAGATCGAGGAGCGCCGGGCCGCCGAGGAGAGGCTCAGGCAGAGCCGTGACAGCTTCACCAAGATCTTCGAGCACACCCCGCTCGGCGCCGCCATCTGCGAGGAGGAGACCGGCCTCATCCTGCAGGTCAACAAGGCCATGGCCGAGCTCGTGGGCGTCCCGGTCGAGGAGCTCGTGGGGCGCACCACGGTGGCCGCGGGCATCTGGCCCGGGCTCGGCGGGCGCACGGACTTCCTTGCGGCCATCAGGCACAACGGCGTGGTCCTGAACCGGGAGATCTCCTGGATCAGACACGACGGCACGCCCCGGACCTGGCTCTTCTCGGCCGTGCGCATCGAGGCCTTCGGCAGGCGCTGCGTCCTGGCCATCGTCAACGACATCACGGAGCGCAAGCGGCTGGAGGCGGAGCTCGTGCAGGCCCGCTGCAACGCCGAGGAGGCCAACCGGGCCAAGAGCGCCTTCCTGGCCAACATGAGCCACGAGATCCGCACGCCGCTCACGGGCATCATCGGCATCACGCGGCTTCTCCTGGACGAGGCCCCGCAGGGGCGCACCGGCCAGGCCCTGCGCCTGATCCAGGACTCCGGGGCCATGCTTCTCGAGATCATCAACGACATCCTCGACCTCTCCAAGATCGAGGCCGGACGCCTGGAGCTCGAGGACATCGTCCTCGACCTCAGGCGCGAGCTGCGCTCGACCCTCTCCCTGGCCGAGGTCCTGGCCCGCGAGAAGGGCCTCTCCTTCGCCGCGACCTTCTCCGAGGACGTGCCCTCCGCCGTGCACGGCGACCCCGTGCGCCTGCGCCAGGTGCTGAACAACCTGCTCTCCAACGCCGTCAAGTTCACGGAGCGGGGCGGAGTGACCATGGCGTGCGGCGTGGTCGGGCGCAGCGAGCGTACCGTGCTGCTGCGCTTCACGGTCAGCGACACGGGCATCGGCATCCCGGCCGGGAAGCTTTCCGCAGTCTTCAACAGCTTTACCCAGGCCGACGGCACCATGGCGCGCCGCTTCGGAGGCTCCGGTCTGGGGCTGGCCATCGCGCGCCGTCTGGTGGAGCTCATGGGCGGCGAGATAGAGGTCTCGAGCACGGAGGGCAGCGGCAGCACCTTCTCCTTCAGCGTGCGCCTGCGCCTGGCCCGGGAGGAGGAGCTGCCCGCCGCGAAACGCCCGGAGCAGCTCGGCCCGGGTCGGCCCATGCGCGTGCTGGTGGTCGAGGACAACGAGATCAACCGCATCCTCCTGCGCCAGCTGCTCATGCGCCACGGCCACTCCGTGGGCCTGGCGGAGAGCGGGGAGCAGGCGCTGGCCCGCCTGGAGGAGCGCGACTTCGACGTCATCGTGCTGGACGGGCAAATGCCGGGCATGGACGGCATGCAGACGGCCGAGCGCATCCGCGCCCTGCCGGACGCGAAAAAGGCCGCCACGCCCATCGTCGGGCTCACGGCGCACGCCATGGCCGACTACCGCGAGCGCTTCGAGGCCGCGGGCATCGACGTCTTTCTGGTCAAGCCGCCCGACCCGGACATGCTCCTGGCCATCCTCTCCAGGCTTGCCGCGGAAGGACGGGGCGGAACGGCCCGGGAGCAATCGACCGATCAGGCCGGGGAGCCGGACGTCCGCGGTGAGGGCAGCCCGGGCGATGCCGGTGGCGAGGGCGGGACGCGTGAAGCGGGAGAAGCCGCGGACGGGGACTCGGCGGGGCTCATCGACCGTGCGGTCCTGGACAGCTTCGTGGACGGAGACCCGGCCGCCGTGGCCCAGATGTGCGCCACCCTGCGCGGCAACCTCCCCGGACAGATCGCGGCCATCGAGAAGGCCGTGGCCGAGGCCGACCCGGCCACGGTGCAGCTCGAGGCCCACAAGCTGAAGACCACCTTCCGCATCTTCGGGGCGCAGCAGGCCATCGGGCTCGCGGTTAAGCTCGAGGGCGAGGCCTTCGCGCGCGATCTGGCCGCCTGCGCCGAGACGGCGGCGAGGCTTGCGGATCTCGCGCAGGAGATCCTGGCGCAGGCGCTTTCCATCGAACGGGAAGCCTCGGCAAAGGCCTAG